The following DNA comes from Cellulophaga sp. HaHa_2_95.
GGTAGCTTCAATAATAGGTTATGCCACAGCCTGTTTAGTAGTAGGTGGCTTTATTTTAACAGCACTTTGGATTGTTGGTATTATTGAAGGAATCATCTATTTAACAAAATCTGATGAAGAATTTTACAATACATACCAAGTAGGAAGAAAGCCTTGGTTCTAGTAGCACCACAACAGTTCAAAATAAAAAAAGCCAAATCGCAAGATTTGGCTTTTTTTGTAGTGTCCAAAAGATCTTAATTCTCTGGATCATTAGTAGTTAAATCTTGACCTGCCGCCATTTTGCGTTCTAGCTCTGCTTGAAACTCTTCCATTACTGGTCTAACCGTATCTTCTGGTAAATCGGCTATCTTGATATACATCAATCCGTCTACAGAATTATTAAACAGCGGGTCTACATTAAAAGCAACCACTTTTGCATTCTGCTTTATATACTTCTTTATCAATACAGGCAAACGTAAATTTCCTGGTTCTACTTCATCAATTAATTTATCAAACTTATTTAAATCGGCCTGAGTTTCGTCAAACACAAATTCTTTATCAGCATCTTTAAGCTTTACCTTAAACTCCTTTTTAGGTCTTATGTACTGTGCCACATACGGATCCCAATAGTTAGATTTCATAAACTCAATCATAAGTGATTTGGAGAAATTAGAAAACTGATTACTGATACTTACCCCACCAATTAAATACTTATATTCTGGAAAACGTAGTGTAGTATGTACAATTCCTTTCCAAAGCAAGAATAGCGGCATGGGTTTCTGTTGGTATTCTTTAACGATATAGGCACGTCCCATTTCTATAGACTCGCTCATCATTGCATACAGCTCTGGTTCTACTCTAAATAAATCTTGCAAGTAAAATCCATCAATACCATACGCTTTGAATATTTCTGCGCCTAAGCCCATTCTATACGCTCCTACAATAGCTTTCTCTTGCTCGTCCCAAAGAAACAAATGATGGTAATAGGCATCAAACTGATCAAGATCAATAGAATTATTAGTTCCCTCCCCTATAGCTCTAAAAGTAACTTCTCTCTGTCTACCTATTTCTTGTAAAATGTTAGGCATATCATGCTCTACCGCTAAGAAAACTTCATAGTTTTTGCTCTGCAATAGCCTACATCCTTTGTCTCTTAATTTAATAATTTCTTCTTCCATCAGTTCTGGACTAATGGCCGAAGCAATTTTTCGAGGTGCCTTAGGCAATTTTAAAGAGGTGGGTATTTGCTCTCTTATTCTATCGGTTAAGCCTTCCTTTTCGTAGGCATTAGAAAGCATATAGGTTTTTCTACGAAGCAAATCCGTATACTCTTCTAAGCTCTGTTGTTCTTTCTGTACTTTGACCGCGATAGGTTGCCCTATTCGTACCTTTATAGGTCTATTCTTTTGTGTGAATACTTCTGATGGAATTTTAGCGGTTCTAAAAACATCATTCAATTTTGCCAAACGATAGAAAAGTCTACTGTTCTTAGCGTGAAAATAAATAGGCACAACAGGAACTTCTGCTTTTTTTATCAATTTTAAAGCAGCTTCTTCCCAAGGTCTATCTACTAGAAGTTTTCCATCTTTTAAAGTAGAAACTTCTCCTGCAGGAAATATGCTTAGAGGATGGCCGTCTCTCAAATGCTGAAGTGCCGTCTTAAATCCCGCTAAACTACTTTTTACATTTTTATGGGATTCAAACGGATTTACAGGAACAATATAAGGCACTAAAGGCTCCATACGTTGCAGTAAGAAATTAGTCATGATTTTAAAATCAGGACGATATCCCATCATTAGTTTAATCAAAATAATACCATCGATGGCTCCTAGCGGATGATTAGAGATGGTTATAAATGCACCATCTTTAGGTAATCTTTTGAAATCCTCTTCGGGAATCTGAAAATCAATATCAAAATGCTTTAAAATAGCATCTGGATAAGCTTGCCCCTCTAAATGGCTGATTGTATCATAAAACTTATTAATACTAGAAATTCTAGTCACTTTCATAAGAACCCATCCTATAAAAGTGCCTAGAAAGCCATATTTATCTATATTTATTGCTTTTGCAACTTCCTTTGCGGTTACTAAACCCATATTATCTTACCCATTTTCCGGAATGCTAATATAGGAAAAACGTTACTTGGCAATTAAGTTTTAATTTCTTTTTTAAAAAAAGAAGACTTTTTACATATTTACTATTGATAGTCAAAAGGTTACTTCACAACTAATTGCACCGTTTCTTTACCGCGCTGTTCTAATAAAATTTCCTTACCATTTTGCAAGGAGGTAATAGCCTCAGTATCAAAGTGTCGAATTGTATATAGAGAAACTTCCTCCTGGTGGTTTACCTTAAATTTTCTTTTTAAAATCTCTAGTAAATCATTTAAGCGCCCAAATTTATTATCGACACACACAGAAAAACTAATCGCAGAATTCTGGATAAGATCTACTTTCATTTTATGGTCATGAAATAATTTAAACAGCTCACTGATACTATCTTCTACAATGAATGAGAAATCTAAAGAAGATAACTTCATTAAAACTTGATTCTTTTTCACGATAAAACAAGGTACTTTTGGCTCTATGCCAGGACCTTTTCCTACCGTAGTTCCTGCATTTTTAGGTTCTAAAAAAGACTTTACAAGTAAAGGAATTTCTTTTCGTTGTAAGGGCTGTAATGTTTTAGGGTGAATTACTGATGCACCATAAAAAGCTAATTCAATAGCCTCCCTATAAGAGATTTGATTTAATAATTGAGCATTATCAAAATATCTAGGGTCTGCATTTAACACTCCAGGTACGTCCTTCCAAATGGTAACCGCAGTGGCATTCAAACAATAAGCTAAAATAGCCGCTGAATAATCCGACCCTTCTCTACCTAAAGTAGTGGTAAAGTTATTGTCATCACTGCCAATAAATCCTTGAGTTATATAAAATTTACTTTTATCAATTCCTTTTGAAATATTTTCCTGCGTTTTTTCCCAATTGATAGCAGCATCTCTATAATTATCATCCGTTTTAATATAATCACGAACATCTAACCATGTATTATTAATACCTACTTCATTTAAATACGCACTTAAAATAGTGGTAGAAACCAATTCTCCATACCCAATAACTTGGTCATAGACAAAGCTGTGCTTTGGCGATTTATTCCACGCAAGAAACCCTTGAACTTCATCAAAAAGTTCCTTTATTTGCTTGAATATAGGATGTTTGTCATTTTCAAACAGGTCCATTAAAATATCATTATGATATTTAAGAACGTCTTGGATTGCAGCAGCAACTTCAGATTTATCTCTAAAATAACTCGTAACAACCGTTTCCATAGCATTGGTTGTTTTACCCATTGCAGAAACAACTATTAGTGTATGCTCATAACCTACTTGTTCTAAAACACTCACTAAATTTTTTACCCCATCAGCATCTTTTACAGATGCTCCTCCAAATTTAAAAATTCTCATATATTGGCTATATAATTTTTAATACCATTTTCGTCTAATTGAACTACGTCCCAATCTCGCATCACATTTGCCCCTTTACTTTCGTAAAATTTAATGGCTGGTTCATTCCAATCTATAACTTCCCAGTTTATTCTTTTAACTCCTAAGCCATGACCGTATGTAACCACCTCATTTAACAATGCAGTTCCCATACCAGTTCCACGCATAGACTCCGTTACTATTAAATCCTCTAAATGAATAATTGGCCCTTTCCAAGTAGAATACCTATTATAGACCAATGCCATTCCTTTAATTTCATTACCTACTTCACCCACAAAACAATGGAATAGTGGATTAGCACCAAAACCATCTCTAATTAAGTCTTCTAAAGTAACCTCAACGGCATTTTCTTCCTTTTCAAACACAGCAAGCTCATTAATCAAGGATAAAACTTGATCCATGTCTTCTTTTTTTGCTTCTCTTATTGAAAATTTCATCACTCTTTTTTTTAGATTTTAATAATCATAGGCTAGATTTATTTCTCTATTCTCAAAATGACGTCTAGCCTCATTTTTATTGTTACAAATATAACATGAAGTTACAAATTTAAAAAACATAAATTGAACGAAAACGTTGTAGTATCACAAAAAAGACGATATTTGTAGGTAAATAAACACTACAATCATGACTAAACAATACAAAACTCTTGGAGAGTTTATTATTGAAAATCAAGACTCTTTTAAATACTCATCTGGTGAATTATCTAGATTATTAAACGGACTACGATTAGCAGCTAAAGTTGTAAATCATGAAGTTAATAAAGCCGGATTAGTAGATATTCTTGGAGAAGCCGGAGATCAAAACATTCAGGGTGAAAACCAACAAAAATTAGACGTTCTCGCTAATGAAAAGTTTATACAAACTTTAAAAAAGAGAGAAATTGTTTGCGGAATTGCTTCTGAAGAAGAAGATGATTTTATAAGTATTAATAGTTTTGACAATCAACATCAAAACAAATACGTAGTACTTATAGACCCGCTTGACGGCTCTTCAAATATCGATGTCAATGTCTCTGTTGGAACTATATTTTCGATCTATAGACGGGTTACTCCTGTAGGTACTCCTGTAACTATTGAAGACTTTCTTCAACCAGGTGTAAACCAAATTGCAGCAGGTTACATTATTTATGGTACTTCTACTATGTTAGTCTATACGACTGGTGATGGCGTAAACGGATTCACATTAAACCCAGCGCTAGGGACTTTTTACCTATCGCATCCTAATATGAGTTTCCCTGAGAGTGGAAACATATATTCTGTTAATGAAGGTAACTATGTACACTTTCCGCAAGGCGTAAAAGATTATATTAAATATTGCCAGAAAGAAGAAGATGACAGACCTTATACGTCTCGTTACATAGGATCTCTAGTTTCTGATTTTCATAGAAACATGATCAAAGGAGGTATTTACATGTACCCTAAAAGTAGTGTTGCTTCTGAAGGAAAACTTAGATTATTGTATGAATGTAACCCTATGGCTTTTATTGCAGAACAAGCTAATGGATTAGCTAGTGATGGAAAAAATAGAATTATGGAGGTAAAACCAACAGAACTACACCAACGTGTTCCTTTCTTTTGCGGTAGCCGAAATATGGTTGAAAAGGCAGAAGAATTTATGAAAAATGCGAAAGCATAATTTAATAGGTTGAAACTAAAAAAGGGGCTAAAAGCCCCTTTTTTTATTCCCGTATTTTTTATTTCTTTACTAAATAAAGGTAATCTTCAAAATCTAATCGACCACCAAAAATCTGCACAGAACGCTTAATTAATTTAGCTGCTGCTTCAGAAGAGTACCCTAAACCAATAGCATACTTATTTACCAAGATCATTTCTTCTTCATCTATCTCGTGATCTGCAAAAACAATTCGAAACAAATCAAACAAACGCTCCAAACGCTCCTCTGAAGTAGAAGGAGGATTAATAGGGTATTTATTATCAGACTTTAAAACTTCAGCATACTCCGCATCCGTGATATCTAATTTTCTAGCAAACCGATCTAATAAAACCTTTTCTTGAGGATTAACTTCACCATCAACCGCTGCTAAAGAAGCAATTGATGAAAAATGAGCTAAATTTCTTCTATGCTCGCCACTGCTATATAAATCTACAAAAGACATAATCTATTTTTTATTTGAGCACAAATATAATTTTTTAGGAGTCATTTTTTACAATAAAACCGATTATTTTGGCTCTTAGTAAGTTGTATGGTTATTTCCTCAACTATTTACTACCAATAGACTTTAGGTCAATTTTCTAAAAAATCATCAAACAAATAATTTTGTAATTTCACAAGGCTATGAAAAATCCATTACTACAATTTACCGATAAAGGTATTTATTGCAGTGTCGCCAAAGTATATTTAGATCCTTGGAAACCCGTTGATAAAGCTATTATCACTCATGGTCATGCAGATCACAGCCGCTATGGACATAAGAGCTACATAACACATCATAGAAATGTGCCTATTATAAGCCACAGACTGGGGGAAATAAATGTATCTGGCGTAGCATGGGGACAAACCTTTACTATAAATAATGTGAAATTTAGCCTACACCCTGCAGGACATATTATTGGTTCTTCACAAATACGCGTAGAACATAAAGGAGAAGTCTGGGTGTTTACTGGGGATTATAAAACTGAAAACGACGGAATATCTACACCCTATGAAGTTGTAAAATGCGATTCGTTCATTACAGAATGTACCTTTGGATTACCCGCTTTTAAATGGACACCACAAGACGAAGTGATGGATTCTATTAACAATTGGTGGCTTGAAAACCAAACGGAAGGAAAAACATCGATACTTTTTGGATATAGCCTAGGTAAAGCACAACGTCTACTAAAATATTTGAATCCCGATATAGGCAAAATATACACCCACGGTGCCATAGAAAACATGACCGAAGTATTACGGCCACTGGTAGATTTCCCAGCAACAACACTAATCACTAAAGAAACCAAAAAACAAGATTTGCTGGGCAACATGGTACTAGCCCCTCCCAGCGCACACGGAAGTACGTGGATAAAAAAAATGGTGCCTTACGTTACAGGATCCGCCAGTGGCTGGATGACCTTTAGGGGGGCAAGGCGCAGAAGAGCAATAGACAAAGGGTTTGTCCTCAGCGATCATTGTGATTGGACAGGTTTATTAGAAAGTATAAAAGCTACTGGTGCTGAAAAGGTAATTTGTACACATGGCTATTCAGATATCTTTTCAAGATACTTGCGAGAACAAGGGTATGATGCCAGAACCGAAGAAACACAATACGGAGAAGAAGAAACCGCAGAAATAGAAGAAAAAATAATTACTTAGAACACCTAAGCTTATATTTTACCGCATGAAAAATTTTGCATCCCTTATTAAAACCTTAGACAGCACAACCAAAACAAATACAAAGGTTGCTGCTCTAGCCGAGTATTTTGCAAAAGCGAGTGATACCGATAAGGTGTGGACCATCGCTATCTTATCACATCGGAGACCTCCAAGACCGGTAAATACAACCTTATTAAGACAATGGGCTTCAGAATTATCCAATATTCCTTTATGGCTTTTTGAAGAGAGTTATCATATTGTGGGTGATTTAGCAGAAACTATAGCCCTAGTAATTCCGTCTAATCCTTTACAAACTGACAAATCGCTCACGGAGTTTTTAGAAGAAATGATTCTTTTAAAAAAGAAGTCGGAAGAAGAGAAAAAAGAATACCTCTATAACAACTGGAAAGCATTAGATTATTACGAACGTTTTGTTTTTACCAAATTAATTACTGGAGGTTTCCGAATTGGTGTAAGTCAAAAATTAATGACAAAGGCCTTATCTAAAGCTACAGAAATAAATGAGGATATATTAGCCTATAAATTGATGGGGAATTGGGACCCTAAAACAATTACTTTTCAAGAACTGATTTTAGAGGAGAATGAAAATGATTACCTATCAAAACCATATCCTTTTTATTTAGCTTACGCTATTGAAAATGAAATACATGATCTGGGTGATGTGCAAGAATGGTCTGCAGAACATAAATGGGATGGTATACGCTCACAAACCATATTTAGAAATGATGAATTATTTGTATGGAGCCGCGGAGAAGAATTAGTAACCGATAAGTATCCTGAGTTAGAAAAATTGGTAGGTATAATTCCAAACGGAACCGTCATTGATGCCGAAATTTTACCCTACGCCAATAACATCATCGGTACTTTCAATGATTTACAGACTAGGATTGGAAGAAAAACGGTTTCTAAAGCACTGCTAAAAAAAACGCCCGTAATTCTCAAAGCGTATGATATCTTGGAATGGGAAGGGAATGATATTCGGCATCTTCCTTTTATAGAACGAAGGGAGTTATTAGAAAAATTATATCAAACTATTTCAGCTATAGAGAGCTTGCCTTTCCAAATTTCAGAAACAATACATTGCTCCACTTGGGAAGAGGTTGCGAAAGAAAGAGAACGGGCACGAGAAATGCATAGCGAAGGTTTAATGCTCAAAAGAAAAGATTCTCCCTACTTGGTAGGTAGAAAAAAGGGCGATTGGTGGAAATGGAAAGTAGACCCGCTAACCATTGATGCTGTATTGACCTATGCCATGCGAGGGCATGGAAGAAGAAGTAATTTATTTACCGATTATACTTTTGCGCTCTGGAATACCAATGAGGAAGGAGAAAAAGAACTGGTCACTTTTGCAAAAGCGTATTCAGGACTTACCGATGCTGAGTTCCGTAAAATAGATGCTTGGATCAAAAAGAATACTCTTGAACGTTTTGGACCCGTAAGGAGTGTTACCCCACATCATGTATTTGAAATTGCTTTTGAAGGAATCGCTTTATCAAAAAGACATAAAAGCGGTATTGCCACACGCTTCCCTAGGATTATACGCTGGCGACATGATAAAAAAATAGAAGATGCCAATACTATTGAAGATTTGAAAAACTTAATCCCAAGTACAAGCAAAACTGCTACCGAATAATTGCAGTACCCTAACCGTACTATGAATAGAGACGAATTATATACTATTGCAGAGAACTGGTTTCAAGAAAACAATTGGAAACCATTTAAATTCCAAAAAGATACTTGGAAGGCTTTCTTGCAGGGTAAAAACGGATTATTAAACGCTCCCACGGGAAGCGGAAAAACCTATGCCCTATGGTTTCCCATCATTCTAAATTATATAAAATCTAATCCAGAGTATAAAACCAAACATAAAAAAGGTTTAAAAGCTGTTTGGATTACTCCCCTACGTGCTTTATCTGATGAGATTAGGCAATCTGCAGAACGAGTTGCTGCTGATTTAGGCACACAGATGACGGTAGGAATTAGGACAGGAGACACCAGCACAAAAGAGCGGACTGCTCAGAAAAAACAAATGCCCGATTTACTAATCACCACTCCTGAAAGCTTGCAGCTACTCCTAGCTTCTAAAGGCTATGACAAGCTATTTAAAGGATGTACTGCCATTGTGGTAGATGAATGGCATGAACTGTTAGGGACAAAAAGAGGAGTGCAAATGGAATTGGCTCTTTCTCGCCTAAAAACAGTTTCTAAAGAACTTCGAATATGGGGAATCTCTGCAACGATAGGCAATTTGGAACAGGCTCGAGAAGTACTATTGGGCACCGATGCAAAAGCACTCGAAAATTCAATTTTAATAAAAGCAAAACTGAATAAGAAAATAACTGTAAAAAGCATCATCCCTAAAAAAATGGAGACCTTTCCGTGGCGCGGACATTTAGGCTTGCATTTATTAGAAGATATTATCCCTATAATTAACAATAGTAAAACCACCTTACTATTTACCAATACCAGGAGTCAGTGCGAAATCTGGTTTCAAAAAATTTTAGAAAAACATCCTGAATTTGCTGGCGAAATTGCCATGCATCATGGAAGTATTAATAAAGAAACTCGACTTTGGGTAGAACAAGCCATCCGCAATGCAAACTTAAAGGCCGTAGTCTGTACCTCTAGTTTGGATTTAGGCGTAGATTTTGCTCCTGTAGAAACGGTAATACAAATAGGAGGCCCTAAGGGCGTAGCCCGTTTTTTACAACGCGCTGGTCGCAGTGGTCACCGACCAGGAAAAGAGAGTGTCATCTATTTTTTACCTACGCACGCAATAGAACTTATTGAAGCTTCTGCTTTGCAAGAAGCTGTAAAACATACCGTAGTAGAAGACCGGATTCCGTATTTGAATAGTTATGATGTACTACTGCAATACCTCACCACGCTCGCTATTTCTGATGGCTTTTATCCTGATGAAATTTACCAAGAAGTAATTAAAACCTTTTGCTACCAAGCACTCTCAAAAGAGCAATGGCAATGGCTACTCAACTTTTTAGTCTTAGGAAGCCAAAGCTTGCAGACCTATGATGAATATAAAAAAGTAGACCTTGAAGAAGATGGTAAATTTAAAGTCAACAATAAAGGTATCGCTATGCGACATCGTTTTCAAATAGGAACTATTGTGAGCGATGCAAATTTAACAGTACGCTATCAAAAAGGAGGTTTTATCGGGTCGATAGAAGAGTTCTTCGTTTCCAAATTATCTCCTGGAGATATTTTCACATTTGCTGGAAGAAATCTAGAGTTTATTCGGATAAAAGACATGCAAGTACATGTGCGCAATTCTACTAAAAAAACAAACAAAATACCAAGTTGGATGGGTGGGCGCCTCACTTTTTCTGCTCAAATGTCCGAATTACTACGTGAAGAACTATACAAAGCATCGGCAAACCATTTAACCAAAAAAGAAATAGGCCAAGAGCTAATAGCACTAGAGCCTGTATTTACCCAACAACGTAAAGAAAGTATTGTTCCAAAACCCAATGAATTCTTAATTGAGACCTTTAAAACTCGCGATGGTTACCACCATATTTTTTACCCCTTTGAAGGTAGGTTTGTGCATGAAGCCATGGGAAGCCTTTTAGGCTACCGCATAAGTTTGCTTTCACCGATAACTTTTTCGCTGGCTTTTAATGATTACGGATTTGAATTACTCTCAGATCAAGAGATAGACATACAGCAGGTTTTAGATAATGATTTATTTTCAACAGACTTTATGCTGAGTGACCTACAGAAAAGTTTAAATGCCACAGAGATGGCGCGTAGAAAATTTCGTGACATTGCCGTAATCAGTGGAATGGTATTTACAGGATATCCAAACAAAGGTGTAAAAATGAAGCATTTACAAAGCAGCTCACAACTGCTTTTTGATGTTTTTAGAGACTATGAGGCTGATAATTTACTTTTTCAACAAGCTTTTACAGAAACATTTGAACACCAACTGGAAGAAGGGCGCTTACGACTAGCACTAGAGCGTATTGCACAACAGGAAATTGTCTGGAAAGCGTGCCAGAAACCAACTCCATTTTCGTTCCCTATAATTACAGATAGATTACGAGAAAAATTATCTAGTGAAAAATTAGCAGACCGTATCAAACGTATGACCGCGATTCTTACTAAAAAGTAAAAAGCACTTCGCTTTTTCTTATTTTTGTCATGAATGACAGAATCTATACAAGTAAACAATCAGACATTTACCATGCATTGTTCGGGTGCGCTCTTTTGGGAAGAAGAAAGCACACTAATAGTTAGCGATATTCACTTTGGGAAAATATCCCATTTTAGAAAACACGGTGCTGCCGTTCCGCAAAAAGCCATACAGAAAAATTTTATGCTTTTAGAGGCTATTGTTACTCAGTTTAACCCTAAAAGTATTTGTTTTTTGGGTGATTTATTTCATTCCTCTATGAATACAGAATGGAATTTGTTTGAAGATTGGGTAGCGAAAACAACTGCAAAACTAGTTCTAGTTGCCGGAAATCACGATATCATATCGCCCTTAAAATATGAAGCTTTAAATATTGAAGTGATTCAAGAAATTGAAACGCAAGGGTTTCTATTTACACATCACCCAGAAGAACGCAAAGGACTATTTAATTTCGCAGGACATATTCACCCCGCTATAAAATTAAAAGGTAGCGGGAGACAGATATTAAAATTAGCCTGCTTTTATAAATCAGACCACCAAATAATATTGCCTGCGTTTGGGGAATTTACAGGAACATTTTCATTACAACCTACTAAAGAACATGAGGTATTTGTAATCACAAAAGACGAAATATTTAAAATAGATATAGCTTCTTCCGTTATCTAAGTCCATTTTAAATTGGATACCATCAACAACTAAATTTTGAGGCACTTAATTTTATCCTATGGAAAAGAAATTAGCACTAGTAAACTCGGCCTCTGTACTTTTCGTGATTATCGTTAACTATGTATCACAAGCGTTAAAATTTAACGACACCACTATAGGCGAAATAAGTAAACAATACGACAATTTGTTTACACCAGCAGGTTATGCATTTGCCATTTGGGGACTAATTTTTTTGTCTTTAATAGGATATGCTATTTTTCAAGTGCGAAGAGCTTTTTTTAGTGTTAAGAAAACCGATTTTATCTTACAAACGGGATATTGGTTTGCTATCACTAATTTTCTGAATGGGTTATGGGTCTTTGCCTTCGTGTATGATTATACAGGGCTATCTGTTTTAATTATGTTTGGGATCTTGTTTTCTTTAATAAAGATCATCCTAAATACCAATATGGAACGTTGGGATGCTCCGATAGAAATTATTGCCTTTGTTTGGTGGCCTATTTGTTTATATAGTGGTTGGATTACTGTAGCGACGATTGCAAATGTCACCGCCTATCTAGCGAAACTTGGCTGGTCTGGTGGGTTTTTATCAGAAGCTACTTGGGCCGTACTTATGATTGGTATTGCTACCGTGATAAATCTATTGATGACCTATACACGAAACATGAGAGAATTTGCACTTGTGGCTGTTTGGGCATTTATCGCTATCTACGTTCGTCAAATTGAAGACTATCCTGAAATCGCATATACAGCGGTAGTAGCCAGTGTTATATTATTCGCATCTACTTTTTACCACGCCTACAAAAACAGGGCCACTGGCCCTGCTATCAAATTGAAGGAACGTATACAAAACTAATTTTATAACATTCTATTTACATCATAACCCCACGAAGGATATGTAAATACAATAGCCTTCATATCATCTACCGTCATCTCTTTTCGGATGGCCAATGAAAATAAGTTAATAGTTTCTCCTGCATGCGGCCCAATAATATGCGCACCTACAATTGCTTTTGTACGTTCGTTGATTAAAATTTTATAAGCATATATCGGTGCGTTTATTCGCCTTGCATTAAACCAATCTACAGCAGATTCATGATTTACTAGTACATTTTTATATCTTTTCTTTGCTTCTTCTTCACTTAAACCTACACTAGCTAGATTAGGTAAGGTATAAACTACCGAAGGAATTACAGGGGTATGTACTTTTGCTTTATTTCCCTTAATTATATTTGCCGAAACAGTATTTGCTTCTGGCCCCGTCATAGAAGTCAATGGCAACCCATGATCGGTAACATCGCCACAGGCATAGACACTATTATTTTTAGAATTTTGAAGGTATTCATTTACGT
Coding sequences within:
- a CDS encoding ligase-associated DNA damage response DEXH box helicase; the protein is MNRDELYTIAENWFQENNWKPFKFQKDTWKAFLQGKNGLLNAPTGSGKTYALWFPIILNYIKSNPEYKTKHKKGLKAVWITPLRALSDEIRQSAERVAADLGTQMTVGIRTGDTSTKERTAQKKQMPDLLITTPESLQLLLASKGYDKLFKGCTAIVVDEWHELLGTKRGVQMELALSRLKTVSKELRIWGISATIGNLEQAREVLLGTDAKALENSILIKAKLNKKITVKSIIPKKMETFPWRGHLGLHLLEDIIPIINNSKTTLLFTNTRSQCEIWFQKILEKHPEFAGEIAMHHGSINKETRLWVEQAIRNANLKAVVCTSSLDLGVDFAPVETVIQIGGPKGVARFLQRAGRSGHRPGKESVIYFLPTHAIELIEASALQEAVKHTVVEDRIPYLNSYDVLLQYLTTLAISDGFYPDEIYQEVIKTFCYQALSKEQWQWLLNFLVLGSQSLQTYDEYKKVDLEEDGKFKVNNKGIAMRHRFQIGTIVSDANLTVRYQKGGFIGSIEEFFVSKLSPGDIFTFAGRNLEFIRIKDMQVHVRNSTKKTNKIPSWMGGRLTFSAQMSELLREELYKASANHLTKKEIGQELIALEPVFTQQRKESIVPKPNEFLIETFKTRDGYHHIFYPFEGRFVHEAMGSLLGYRISLLSPITFSLAFNDYGFELLSDQEIDIQQVLDNDLFSTDFMLSDLQKSLNATEMARRKFRDIAVISGMVFTGYPNKGVKMKHLQSSSQLLFDVFRDYEADNLLFQQAFTETFEHQLEEGRLRLALERIAQQEIVWKACQKPTPFSFPIITDRLREKLSSEKLADRIKRMTAILTKK
- the pdeM gene encoding ligase-associated DNA damage response endonuclease PdeM, with translation MTESIQVNNQTFTMHCSGALFWEEESTLIVSDIHFGKISHFRKHGAAVPQKAIQKNFMLLEAIVTQFNPKSICFLGDLFHSSMNTEWNLFEDWVAKTTAKLVLVAGNHDIISPLKYEALNIEVIQEIETQGFLFTHHPEERKGLFNFAGHIHPAIKLKGSGRQILKLACFYKSDHQIILPAFGEFTGTFSLQPTKEHEVFVITKDEIFKIDIASSVI
- a CDS encoding tryptophan-rich sensory protein; protein product: MEKKLALVNSASVLFVIIVNYVSQALKFNDTTIGEISKQYDNLFTPAGYAFAIWGLIFLSLIGYAIFQVRRAFFSVKKTDFILQTGYWFAITNFLNGLWVFAFVYDYTGLSVLIMFGILFSLIKIILNTNMERWDAPIEIIAFVWWPICLYSGWITVATIANVTAYLAKLGWSGGFLSEATWAVLMIGIATVINLLMTYTRNMREFALVAVWAFIAIYVRQIEDYPEIAYTAVVASVILFASTFYHAYKNRATGPAIKLKERIQN